A genomic segment from Aridibaculum aurantiacum encodes:
- a CDS encoding helix-turn-helix domain-containing protein, producing MNFLAAVIFAIAVQGFFLCYLLINTNKGVAQRVLAALVLAMSIAILGPAMGLAGYYVLLPHFIRVGDPLVFVFGPLLFIYICCLTRGQLPKKWLLHFLPFLLYVLYLLPFYAMSGDDKIAYVERLFADKTMNTETMVVQFVRTVHVTIYMLASLQLVVAFQKQIKDNFSNIEKVTLATVSRLLKLFLAVAVVGTCTFIASFFTSINIVFINGLISLTVGIVIYGVAYATWSRPAVVLPEQVETMTDTPLPPELPAKPAEPEEIQEVLQEEKERTKHHIRDEDYPQLVTKLEELVKEGLHLDNDLTLLQLAYRLHIQPYQASELINRYYKGSFFDFINSKRIQEVQKRLKDPELAHFSVLGIAMDCGFNSKSSFNTAFKKFTGLTPTQFRETTPA from the coding sequence ATGAACTTTTTAGCTGCAGTCATATTTGCTATAGCTGTTCAAGGCTTCTTCCTTTGCTACCTGCTCATCAACACTAATAAAGGTGTAGCGCAGCGGGTACTGGCTGCATTGGTCCTGGCTATGTCAATAGCCATACTGGGACCAGCCATGGGATTAGCTGGCTACTACGTTCTCCTTCCGCACTTCATACGCGTAGGCGATCCTTTGGTCTTCGTTTTTGGACCATTACTTTTTATCTATATCTGCTGCCTTACCCGCGGCCAGTTACCCAAAAAATGGCTGTTGCATTTCCTGCCGTTTTTGTTATATGTGCTGTACCTGCTGCCGTTCTATGCCATGAGTGGCGACGACAAAATAGCTTATGTAGAACGGCTTTTTGCTGACAAAACAATGAACACGGAAACGATGGTAGTGCAGTTTGTACGTACGGTACATGTTACCATTTACATGCTGGCTTCATTGCAACTGGTAGTGGCGTTCCAGAAACAGATAAAAGATAATTTTTCAAATATTGAAAAGGTAACACTGGCAACGGTAAGCCGCTTGCTGAAACTCTTTTTAGCCGTTGCTGTAGTTGGCACCTGCACTTTTATCGCCAGCTTTTTTACTTCCATCAATATTGTCTTCATCAACGGATTGATCAGCCTAACGGTGGGCATTGTAATTTATGGCGTTGCCTACGCCACCTGGTCAAGACCAGCTGTTGTACTGCCGGAACAGGTAGAAACCATGACTGATACTCCGTTGCCGCCAGAACTGCCTGCAAAACCTGCCGAACCAGAAGAAATACAAGAGGTACTGCAGGAGGAAAAAGAACGTACGAAACATCATATACGTGATGAGGATTACCCGCAGTTAGTAACCAAACTGGAAGAGCTGGTAAAAGAGGGCCTACACCTGGATAATGATCTGACGCTTCTTCAACTGGCCTATCGGCTGCATATTCAGCCTTACCAAGCTTCAGAACTGATCAACCGCTACTATAAGGGCAGCTTCTTTGATTTCATCAATAGTAAGCGAATACAAGAAGTACAAAAGCGGCTGAAAGATCCGGAACTAGCACATTTTTCAGTACTTGGAATAGCCATGGATTGTGGCTTCAATTCCAAATCATCCTTCAATACTGCTTTTAAGAAATTCACCGGCCTTACCCCCACCCAATTCCGCGAGACCACCCCGGCGTAG